A single window of Paenibacillus sp. FSL H8-0537 DNA harbors:
- a CDS encoding succinate dehydrogenase cytochrome b558 subunit, which produces MKGNSYFSRKLHSLLGIIPLGMFIVVHALTNYQSFERGAEGFSSGVKLINSLPLLPLAEIFGIYLPLLFHGVYGLYVAYQSDSNMGRFKYGRNWAFTAQRITGVITFIFVFWHVYQTRFQVYMGHITHEELGSTMHNIATNPLYFVFYVVGVLAATFHFANGLWAFLISWGITVGPRAQRISSLVCMGVFIVVAALFILSLVAFRGDEFKEAADLALVWNNIG; this is translated from the coding sequence ATGAAAGGAAATTCCTATTTTTCCCGTAAGCTTCACTCGCTGCTTGGTATCATTCCGCTCGGAATGTTTATCGTTGTGCATGCGCTTACGAACTATCAATCGTTCGAGAGGGGGGCAGAGGGGTTCAGCAGCGGAGTAAAGCTCATTAACAGCTTGCCATTGCTGCCGCTTGCTGAAATTTTCGGTATATATCTCCCGCTGCTTTTCCATGGCGTGTACGGCTTATATGTAGCCTATCAATCCGACAGCAACATGGGGCGCTTCAAGTATGGCCGCAACTGGGCGTTTACAGCGCAGCGTATAACGGGTGTTATCACGTTTATCTTTGTGTTCTGGCACGTATACCAGACTCGTTTTCAGGTGTACATGGGCCATATCACACATGAAGAGCTAGGCTCCACGATGCACAATATTGCGACTAACCCGCTTTATTTTGTATTTTATGTGGTCGGGGTACTGGCAGCTACGTTCCACTTTGCCAATGGCCTTTGGGCATTTTTGATCAGTTGGGGCATTACAGTTGGACCTCGTGCACAACGGATTTCATCCCTTGTATGCATGGGTGTTTTTATTGTCGTAGCGGCATTGTTTATACTTTCGCTTGTTGCATTCCGCGGCGACGAATTCAAGGAAGCAGCCGATCTTGCATTGGTTTGGAATAATATCGGATAG
- the sdhA gene encoding succinate dehydrogenase flavoprotein subunit, which produces MANNKIIVVGGGLAGLMATIKAAEAGMHVDLFSIVPVKRSHSVCAQGGINGAVNTKGEGDSPWEHFDDTVYGGDFLANQPPVKAMCEAAPGIIHLMDRMGVMFSRTPEGLLDFRRFGGTQYHRTAFAGATTGQQLLYALDEQVRRWEAAGLVTKYEHWEFLGAVLDDEGICRGVSAQDLRSMEVKTFIGDAVILASGGPGIIFGKTTNSVINTGTAASAVYQQGVNYANGEFIQIHPTAIPGDDKLRLMSESARGEGGRVWTYKDGKPWYFLEEKYPAYGNLVPRDIATREIFSVCVDQKLGINGENMVYLDLSHKDPKELDVKLGGIIEIYEKFMGDDPRKLPMKIFPAVHYSMGGMWVDYNQMTNIPGLFAAGECEYQYHGANRLGANSLLSAIYGGMVAGPKAVEYIKGMKKASADVASSVFDREQKRQTDKYESILAMNGTENAYVLHKELGEWMTNNMTVVRFNDKLEATISKIKELKQRYNNININDSMKWNNSSVAFTRQLWNMIELSEAMTLGALLRDESRGAHYKPDFTERNDEKFMKSTIATWTKEGPQISYEDIDVSLITPRKRDYTANKKKGE; this is translated from the coding sequence ATGGCTAACAATAAAATAATCGTCGTAGGCGGCGGCCTTGCCGGACTTATGGCTACGATAAAAGCAGCAGAAGCTGGCATGCACGTTGATCTGTTCTCGATCGTGCCGGTGAAGCGTTCCCATTCCGTCTGCGCACAGGGCGGCATTAATGGAGCGGTAAATACAAAAGGTGAAGGCGACTCGCCTTGGGAGCATTTTGACGATACGGTATACGGGGGAGACTTCCTCGCTAACCAGCCTCCTGTTAAAGCAATGTGTGAAGCAGCACCAGGCATTATCCACTTAATGGACCGGATGGGCGTTATGTTCAGCCGTACGCCGGAGGGCTTGCTCGATTTCCGTCGTTTCGGAGGCACACAGTATCACCGTACAGCATTTGCAGGCGCCACAACGGGACAGCAATTGCTATACGCCTTGGATGAGCAAGTTCGCCGCTGGGAAGCAGCCGGCCTCGTAACGAAATACGAGCACTGGGAATTCCTTGGCGCCGTTCTGGATGATGAAGGCATTTGCCGCGGGGTATCTGCGCAGGATTTGCGTTCGATGGAAGTGAAAACGTTCATAGGCGATGCGGTTATATTGGCATCGGGCGGCCCTGGCATTATTTTCGGCAAAACAACGAACTCGGTTATTAATACAGGTACAGCAGCAAGTGCGGTGTATCAGCAAGGCGTTAATTATGCGAACGGCGAATTTATTCAAATTCACCCAACCGCGATTCCAGGCGATGACAAGCTGCGCTTGATGTCCGAATCGGCTCGTGGCGAAGGCGGACGCGTATGGACTTACAAAGACGGCAAGCCTTGGTACTTCCTTGAGGAAAAATATCCGGCATACGGCAATCTTGTGCCGCGTGATATTGCGACCCGTGAAATTTTCAGCGTCTGTGTCGATCAGAAGCTCGGCATCAATGGCGAAAACATGGTTTACCTTGATCTTTCCCATAAAGATCCGAAGGAGCTAGATGTTAAGCTCGGCGGCATCATCGAAATTTATGAGAAATTCATGGGCGATGATCCACGGAAGCTGCCAATGAAAATTTTCCCTGCAGTTCACTATTCGATGGGCGGCATGTGGGTGGATTACAACCAAATGACGAACATCCCTGGTTTGTTTGCAGCAGGCGAATGCGAGTATCAATACCATGGCGCTAACCGTCTCGGTGCGAACTCGCTGCTGTCGGCGATTTACGGCGGTATGGTCGCAGGACCGAAAGCGGTAGAGTACATTAAAGGCATGAAGAAAGCTTCCGCTGACGTGGCTTCCTCCGTATTCGACCGTGAGCAAAAACGCCAAACGGATAAATACGAAAGCATTCTTGCCATGAACGGTACAGAAAATGCTTACGTTCTGCACAAGGAACTTGGCGAATGGATGACCAACAATATGACGGTTGTTCGTTTCAATGACAAGCTCGAAGCAACGATCAGCAAAATCAAAGAGCTTAAGCAGCGTTATAACAATATCAACATCAATGACTCGATGAAATGGAACAACTCAAGCGTTGCCTTCACTCGTCAGCTGTGGAACATGATCGAGCTGTCCGAAGCTATGACCCTCGGTGCCCTGCTCCGTGACGAAAGCCGCGGCGCGCATTACAAGCCGGATTTCACAGAGCGCAATGATGAGAAGTTCATGAAGTCAACGATAGCGACTTGGACGAAGGAAGGTCCGCAAATTTCGTACGAAGACATCGATGTTTCCCTTATTACACCGCGTAAACGCGACTACACAGCGAACAAGAAGAAAGGAGAATAA
- the sdhB gene encoding succinate dehydrogenase iron-sulfur subunit, with protein sequence MADTTTATKTVKFIITRQDGPESASYKEEFEIPYRPNMNVISGLMEIQRNPTMADGGNTAPVCWESNCLEEVCGACSMVINGKPRQACSALIDQLEQPVRLEPMRTFPVVRDLVINRERMFNALKRVKAWIPIDGTYDLGPGPRLAESKRQWAYELSKCMTCGVCLEACPNVNDRNSFVGPAAISQVRLFNVHPTGEMNKEERLEALMEDGGIEGCGNSQNCVRSCPKGIPLTTSIAAINKDTTKHLFKKWLGF encoded by the coding sequence ATGGCTGATACGACTACTGCTACAAAAACCGTTAAGTTCATCATTACCCGTCAGGATGGACCGGAGTCTGCGTCTTACAAAGAGGAATTTGAAATTCCGTATCGCCCGAATATGAACGTTATCAGCGGACTTATGGAAATTCAGCGTAATCCGACGATGGCAGATGGCGGCAATACAGCTCCAGTATGCTGGGAATCCAACTGTCTGGAAGAAGTTTGCGGCGCCTGCTCCATGGTCATTAACGGCAAGCCGCGCCAAGCGTGCAGCGCACTGATCGATCAGTTGGAGCAGCCGGTACGTCTGGAGCCGATGCGCACTTTCCCGGTCGTCCGTGACCTTGTTATCAATCGCGAGCGTATGTTTAACGCCCTCAAACGCGTTAAGGCATGGATTCCGATCGATGGCACTTATGATCTCGGTCCTGGCCCGCGCCTGGCAGAATCGAAGCGCCAATGGGCTTACGAGCTGTCCAAGTGCATGACGTGCGGCGTATGTCTTGAAGCTTGCCCGAACGTCAACGATCGCAATAGCTTTGTTGGCCCAGCGGCCATTTCTCAGGTTCGCTTGTTCAACGTTCATCCTACGGGAGAAATGAACAAGGAAGAGCGTCTGGAAGCATTGATGGAGGATGGCGGCATCGAGGGCTGCGGAAACTCGCAAAACTGTGTGCGCTCTTGTCCGAAAGGCATTCCGCTTACGACGTCGATTGCGGCAATCAACAAAGATACAACGAAGCATCTGTTCAAAAAATGGCTTGGATTTTAA
- a CDS encoding helix-turn-helix domain-containing protein, translating to MDYSTMCPKYEAAAEILGKKWTGLIIRVLLAGPKRFKEIKEQIPDMSDKMLTDRMKELEQLSIIKRTVYPEMPVRIEYELSDKGHHLEPVIESIQKWGEEWL from the coding sequence TTGGATTATTCAACAATGTGCCCAAAGTATGAAGCAGCGGCCGAAATTTTAGGCAAGAAATGGACCGGTCTCATCATTCGGGTGCTACTAGCTGGACCAAAAAGGTTCAAGGAGATCAAGGAGCAAATTCCGGATATGAGCGACAAGATGCTTACCGACCGGATGAAGGAACTTGAACAACTTTCCATTATTAAACGAACAGTGTATCCAGAAATGCCTGTTCGCATTGAATACGAATTAAGTGACAAAGGCCATCATTTAGAGCCTGTCATTGAATCGATTCAAAAGTGGGGCGAAGAGTGGCTGTAA
- a CDS encoding DoxX family protein, whose translation MLDTGLLIIRVVLGLLMVGHGAQKLFGWFGGYGLKGTGGWLDSIGVKPGVLMALAAGLSEVVGGLLFAAGLWTWLGAVLLIIPMIMAIVKVHGANGLWSTQNGYEYNLVLIAVFVGIALTGAGELSIDALLK comes from the coding sequence ATGTTGGACACAGGATTATTGATTATTCGGGTAGTATTGGGTTTGTTGATGGTTGGTCATGGGGCGCAGAAGCTGTTTGGCTGGTTCGGTGGTTACGGATTGAAGGGAACGGGAGGCTGGCTGGATTCAATTGGTGTTAAACCGGGTGTACTGATGGCACTGGCAGCAGGACTAAGCGAAGTGGTAGGCGGCTTGCTGTTTGCTGCAGGCTTGTGGACATGGCTTGGCGCAGTGCTGTTAATCATCCCAATGATTATGGCGATCGTGAAGGTACATGGCGCTAACGGCCTGTGGTCAACGCAGAACGGCTACGAATATAATCTGGTGCTGATTGCTGTATTTGTCGGTATTGCTTTGACCGGTGCAGGAGAGCTGTCAATCGACGCTTTGCTTAAATAA
- a CDS encoding EamA family transporter translates to MWLTVAISSAILFGLAGWWMKRSQMSSGATSALLLGLYASGTAGFGIHAAFEGSLTSLADYRIWIAGAIIGAGSAIGNAVFMKALDYGPASLTSPLTNMNIVLVVALGTLVYKEPLQLAQASGILLLLLSVVLISYKKQVQAIPAQTQWFYYASAAVVFFTFRNGGLKVTEEWGFSSAPILFVGYLLSFLWFALLSKDKKGSTRKSAYRTGLLYGLLAGLFSYAGLQLYATALATGPANLAAPIFATNSLVVAAGAILIYKEKLNAAQWAAFACMMIGLVVIRL, encoded by the coding sequence ATGTGGCTAACCGTTGCTATCTCTAGCGCCATTTTATTCGGATTAGCCGGCTGGTGGATGAAAAGAAGCCAGATGAGCAGCGGTGCAACCTCAGCGCTGCTGCTTGGGCTTTACGCCTCAGGCACAGCTGGGTTTGGCATTCATGCCGCGTTTGAGGGCTCGCTCACTTCGTTAGCCGATTACCGGATCTGGATTGCAGGTGCGATCATTGGAGCAGGCTCGGCCATCGGCAACGCGGTCTTTATGAAGGCGCTGGACTATGGTCCGGCAAGCCTAACCTCTCCACTGACGAATATGAACATCGTGCTTGTCGTTGCATTGGGCACACTTGTCTATAAGGAACCCCTCCAGCTCGCGCAAGCTAGCGGCATTTTACTGCTGCTGCTGTCCGTTGTGCTCATTTCTTATAAAAAACAGGTACAAGCCATCCCTGCCCAGACACAATGGTTTTACTACGCTTCCGCCGCGGTCGTCTTCTTTACCTTTCGCAATGGCGGGCTAAAGGTAACGGAGGAATGGGGATTTTCCAGCGCGCCGATTTTATTCGTGGGCTATTTGCTGTCCTTTCTATGGTTCGCCTTGCTAAGCAAAGATAAAAAAGGCAGCACCCGCAAATCTGCCTATCGGACCGGCTTGCTTTACGGACTGCTCGCTGGCCTTTTCTCCTACGCTGGCCTCCAGCTTTATGCAACCGCGCTGGCGACAGGGCCTGCTAATCTAGCCGCGCCGATCTTTGCGACGAACAGCCTTGTGGTCGCGGCAGGCGCCATTCTGATTTACAAGGAAAAACTAAATGCCGCCCAGTGGGCGGCATTCGCATGCATGATGATTGGCCTTGTTGTCATCCGCTTATAG